A DNA window from Danio aesculapii chromosome 14, fDanAes4.1, whole genome shotgun sequence contains the following coding sequences:
- the LOC130241190 gene encoding protocadherin gamma-A11-like, with product MMEQRRLAQWLKEHAKFPLIAALLVFVSVARAQIQYSISEEQREGAAVGNIAKDLGIDPRTLKERGFRIVSTSGESMFIVNQNDGVLYVNGKIDREEVCERSTPCLINVKIALENPLEIHYVTVEILDVNDHAPSFPESEMHLEIVESALPGTRFQLEAAGDSDSGSNSVHHYKLSHNDNFRLEVKDRGEDGKIPILILQKALDREVIRRINLRLIATDGAKPAKSGTMAITVNVLDINDNLPVFTKDVYSVMLSENAPIGTTVIQVNATDSDEGPNGEIVYSFGKSVNSKVRKLFDINTITGEISVKGMLDYEGKDSYEIDIQASDKGLFPLVTDKTVTIKLVDVNDNAPEIEVTSFSNSIPEDSRPGTTVALISVSDLDSGLNGKVSCSLEDDLPFKLIPSSQHSTYSLVSTTPLDRETKFQYDITLTAKDAGQPSLSSVRTVTVIISDVNDNSPEFSSSPYAFYVMENNAAGKSLFSVSASDKDTGENSVVSYQIWRDGGAENKFTSFININSENGEIYALKSFDFETSKTFQFHILATDSGSPSLSSNVTVNVFILDQNDNVPVILYPVSANGSAEGVEEIPRNVNAGHLVTKVRAYDADIGYNGWLLFSLQEVSEHSLFALDRYTGQIRTLRSFTETDEAQYKLLILVKDNGNVSLSATATVIVKVVEPKEAFAAPDGKNAVKDEEENNVTFYLIITLGSVSVLFVISIIVLIVMQCSKSTDYSSKYLQDANYDGTLCHSIQYRSGDKRYMLVGPRMSIGSTIAPGSNRNTLVIPDRRRRDSGEVRTVRIHLNNFIRLTSVK from the coding sequence ATGATGGAACAAAGGAGATTGGCGCAATGGCTGAAGGAGCACGCGAAATTCCCTCTAATCGCTGCGTTGCTTGTGTTTGTTTCGGTGGCGCGAGCGCAAATTCAGTACTCCATCTCAGAGGAACAGAGGGAAGGAGCTGCTGTGGGAAATATCGCGAAGGATTTGGGTATTGATCCCAGAACCCTTAAAGAGCGAGGATTTCGCATCGTCTCAACCTCAGGCGAGTCAATGTTCATTGTGAACCAGAATGACGGAGTACTGTATGTGAACGGTAAGATAGACCGAGAGGAGGTCTGCGAGAGAAGCACGCCGTgtttaataaatgtgaaaatagcATTAGAAAATCCGCTTGAAATCCACTATGTGACTGTTGAGATTCTGGATGTGAACGATCACGCTCCGAGTTTTCCCGAGAGCGAGATGCATTTAGAGATTGTCGAGTCTGCCCTGCCCGGAACACGATTTCAGCTCGAAGCTGCGGGCGATTCTGATAGCGGCAGTAATTCTGTGCATCATTACAAACTCAGTCATAATGATAATTTCCGACTTGAAGTAAAAGATCGAGGAGAGGACGGCAAAATTCCTATTTTGATTTTACAAAAGGCTTTAGACCGAGAGGTAATTCGAAGAATTAATTTACGGTTAATTGCTACAGATGGAGCAAAGCCTGCAAAGTCTGGTACAATGGCCATAACGGTAAATGTATTAGATATAAATGATAACTTACCTGTGTTTACAAAAGATGTTTATTCAGTCATGCTGAGTGAAAATGCACCCATTGGTACAACTGTGATTCAAGTCAACGCTACAGACTCAGATGAGGGCCCAAATGGCGAGATAGTTTATTCATTTGGAAAAAGTGTTAATAGTAAAGTACGAAAACTTTTTGATATTAACACCATCACTGGGGAAATAAGTGTTAAGGGAATGTTAGATTATGAGGGAAAAGACAGCTATGAGATTGATATACAAGCGTCTGACAAAGGATTATTTCCTCTGGTTACAGACAAAACTGTAACCATAAAGCTAGTTGATGTAAATGATAACGCACCTGAAATAGAGGTGACATCGTTCTCCAACTCTATTCCAGAGGACTCTAGACCTGGCACTACAGTGGCTTTGATTAGTGTCTCTGATTTAGACTCTGGACTCAATGGCAAAGTCTCTTGTTCTTTAGAAGATGACTTGCCTTTCAAACTAATACCTTCTTCACAACATAGTACATACTCATTAGTGTCTACTACACCATTAGACAGGGAAACTAAATTTCAGTATGACATTACATTAACTGCAAAAGATGCAGGACAGCCATCATTATCATCTGTTAGAACAGTAACTGTTATAATATCAGATGTAAATGACAATAGTCCAGAGTTCTCTTCTTCTCCTTATGCATTTTATGTGATGGAGAATAATGCTGCAGGCAAATCTTTATTTTCTGTATCTGCCTCTGACAAAGACACAGGTGAAAACAGTGTTGTCAGCTATCAGATATGGAGAGATGGTGGTGCAGAAAACAAGTTTACATCTTTCATTAATATTAACTCTGAAAATGGGGAGATTTATGCCCTAAAGAGCTTTGACTTTGAAACTTCCAAAACATTTCAGTTCCACATACTCGCCACAGACTCTGGAAGTCCATCTCTGAGCAGTAACGTGACAGTGAACGTGTTTATTCTGGATCAGAACGACAACGTTCCAGTGATCTTATATCCAGTCAGCGCTAACGGTTCTGCTGAGGGTGTGGAAGAGATTCCCCGTAATGTGAACGCAGGTCATTTGGTGACTAAAGTCAGAGCCTATGACGCAGATATAGGATACAACGGCTGGTTATTATTCTCACTGCAGGAAGTTAGTGAGCACAGTCTCTTTGCTTTGGACCGCTATACAGGACAGATAAGGACCCTTCGCTCATTCACAGAAACAGACGAGGCCCAGTATAAACTGCTCATACTGGTCAAAGACAATGGGAACGTTTCCCTCTCAGCAACAGCGACTGTGATTGTCAAAGTTGTGGAGCCCAAAGAGGCTTTTGCAGCTCCTGATGGTAAAAACGCAGTAAAAGACGAGGAGGAAAACAACGTCACATTTTATTTGATCATCACTTTGGGCTCGGTTTCAGTGCTTTTCGTCATCAGCATCATCgtgttgattgtaatgcagtgcTCCAAATCTACAGACTATTCGTCCAAGTATTTACAGGACGCAAATTATGACGGGACTCTGTGTCACAGCATCCAGTACAGATCTGGAGACAAACGCTACATGTTAGTTGGACCCAGAATGAGTATCGGCTCTACTATAGCACCAGGCAGTAATAGGAATACTCTAGTCATACCAGATCGCAGGAGGAGGGATTCTGGAGAGGTAAGAACTGTGAGAATTCATTTAAACAACTTTATCAGGCTCACTAGTGTCAAATAG